The nucleotide sequence ACGTCGATTTTGTTTCCTTTAATGGCGCCGCCTTTATCACCAGCAACGGCTTGGCCGTATCCCTCTACGTATACTTTCGTCCCAAGCGGGATAACTTTTGGATCGACGGCAATGACTTTTGCATTTGGGTTTTTCTTTAAGTTAATGCCTGTTGCTGTAACACCTGAACAGCCTTTGCATGAAGCCGTATAAGCTGTTGATCTCACAGTCAGTACCTTGGCGGCTTTGACGGCCTGTGGTTTGCTTGCTGCCGGCTTAGCGTCAGCTTTCTTAGTTGTATTTTGAAGGACCAATTTTTGGCCAACTTTGATGTTTTCTGATTTTAAATTGTTCCATTGTTTTAATTGATTAACAGTCGTCTTATACTCTCGTGCAATGCTCCATAAGGTATCTCCTCTTTGTACTGTGTG is from Bacillus sp. PK3_68 and encodes:
- a CDS encoding 3D domain-containing protein translates to MRKAIMSLVLACVLFSTSAVEAASVSHTVQRGDTLWSIAREYKTTVNQLKQWNNLKSENIKVGQKLVLQNTTKKADAKPAASKPQAVKAAKVLTVRSTAYTASCKGCSGVTATGINLKKNPNAKVIAVDPKVIPLGTKVYVEGYGQAVAGDKGGAIKGNKIDVHVPNKTQAKRWGVRTVKVQILK